The region TGAATTTCGAAATGTGTTTGcatgtagattgaatgatcggtaAGACAATCTATATAGGTGTCGGCTAATGGTGGAAAGAGAGAGTGTCTCTAATTGGTTGAGCCGCTAATTGTCAACTTCGTGCTTGTGGATGATGAGGTCTAAAGAATTTAGAGGATCTGaatgcttcttcttttttttttttgctaatatTAGGGTTTAATCAAGTCTCTAAGCATACTGTCTTTTGAGATCGAGTTCTTCGATCGAAGTAAGGAATGAAAGTGAGGGTGCCCTAAACTGTTGCACGAGGAAGGTGTCCAGCAGTATGGAGAGGACTTGCTAAGGTACGACCCGTATTGGGAGAGAATTTATATTGGTCTGTTTGGACCGAGAATTCTGTCTACCGTTGGTGATCATCCACTCATGTACCTTCTCAAATCAATCTTGGAATTTGTTAAACATTTGCAAGTTGCTACTTGGCCAGCTCGTCCTTAGGCTTGATAAGAAGGATTCATTTGTTTTTAGAAACTATAGTCCAATTGCAAACCAACTGTATTTCGAGAGAGAGGAAAAAAGCTGCTGACTAGCTTAATAAGGTGCCTTTCATTAGGAATACAGAGTTTCAGGTGTTTGTTATTTTCCCTGAGGAGAGATGTTAGATGAATTTGGGTTTGATAAAGTAGTTGATTTTCCATTTGTAATTATTTAGTAGAGTTGGTTAGTTTTATTTACACACCAAAAGAAAAGTTTATTGCaaccaaaattttcaataaaaagagAAATCAATATAATTGTACAGTCAAAAATTtatattagaaaataaattactaaattagTTTCGTTAACAAAATTGTAAAATAACTTTATTGTTATAATTGATACTAATATATATTATCGTAACTAAGACTTATCCAAAAATAGATTTGTTTTACCTTGATAAAACGtagtaaaagaaattaaaaaatcacaaaatcaaaatttgtaataaaaaataTCTTCGTATAGTAGTCAACGAGGCAATGGCTCCTCCAAATCAATTATGCTTAGTTTTAGTTATTTTCTTATCAGTCTTTTCGCTTTCTTCCTTGTCAACAAGTGCAATTATTCCAAAGGCTAATGTTTCCCTTTCGATACCTTCATCGCAACTAGtagaaaatttatgcaattgcaaGGCAATTCAAAATTGCAGGTTTTTCCTGAAAGCACTTTCCACTCCCGAAGTTATTGCGGCAATAGATACAACTGAATTAGGAACCTTCATTATGAAATTAGGAGCAGCAGATGCCAAAGCGACGTTGAATGTATATAATGGAATAATTAAGAAACTAGGTTCTCCCCAGGCTTTGAAAGCCCTTAATTGTTGCGTTGAGGCATACAAATATGCAATCTTATCATTTGAAATGGTATCTTCAAAATTGGTTGAAGATCCCCGAACCGCAAACTATGATGTAGCTGTTATAGGTCCCGAAATTGCTAATTGTGAAAAGGAACTGATTAACGCAAAGGTTCAAGCACCTCGACTCCTTGCTGGGAATCGATTTATGAAATATTATGTCTCAATGGGATATGAGATAACATCAACTCTGGAGCTTGAAAATCCAAATGAGTATTAGGAAAAAAATTAAGGGAATATGTATAGATaataatatgtgaatttgttatcTTGATTGATACAATATAATATTGATGGCATAGGCGTGTTGCCATTGTTGCTGTTGTTGAAACtgtgaattaatttaaataatcactgtaaaattatatatttttttcatattcCATTAAGTTAATTAATCCTTAATATTCCAATTATTAGCTATTCAAAGTGGACTCAGAATCTAACAAAACCGAAATAATATCAACCTTCTTACCTCTTCCATTTATGACACTTTTGCAAAAATATGTAGTAATTACACCTATTATTCCAAGATGAGATTTTTTTAAGAAAGAGCTAGAAGTATTTGCCGTCTCCCACCCTACTTGTGCTGTACAGCATTTCAGTTTATTTCTTACCTTTATTACCTTCTCCTTAATGCTTTCTTTTAATTCCTTGCATCCAGAAGTAATAGTGAACTTTCCCGTATTATCAAAAGACCAAATCATGGAATCATTACCTCTTAATTGACAAAGTATTATCCTCTGAAAATTACTTTCTTCAACTTCAAGAAAGAATAATGAGTCATTTCCAAAGAAAATATGGATACACAAAGatcatttaaatttatattactaAGATATTTTACTCTATCCGTCGAAAAAAATGATGCTACTTTGCAGCATTTTGTTGTTCTTAGTAAATTGAAATCAAACCACGCCACCTGATCCATTTTGTTCTTTAATTCTTTTTAACAAATTGAATCAAACTATCTCGATGGGGTCAATTCTTTCTCATTTTTTCTTTccatatgattttgtaatctattTGAAATTGATCTCAAACAATGTCCGAATCCTTATAGAAATTCTTCACCACTTTCTTTAGCTTCTCAAGCCATCGAGCCAATGCCTAGAGAACCAGCATTGTGTTTTCTGAAGGAGTGGGTGATGATCTTAGTAACATGCTAAGTAGTTTACTTTGCTTAAAAAGGGCCCAAGATATTGAAATGTATTTGGGTGTGTCGTTATTCCATAACAGAGTTTCTAACTCTACATTGCGGTTTGTGGTAGAATAGGTGCCTAGAGAATTGAGTAATTGGGACGCTAAGCTGCTCTCTATGGCAGGTAGTGTTACTCTAGTTTTGTCTGTTCTTATTTCTTTACCAAATTATTGCATGCAACCAATGTGAATTTCAAAATGTGTTTGCGTGCAGATTGAACGATCGGTAAGACAAT is a window of Gossypium arboreum isolate Shixiya-1 unplaced genomic scaffold, ASM2569848v2 Contig00209, whole genome shotgun sequence DNA encoding:
- the LOC108450912 gene encoding uncharacterized protein LOC108450912: MAPPNQLCLVLVIFLSVFSLSSLSTSAIIPKANVSLSIPSSQLVENLCNCKAIQNCRFFLKALSTPEVIAAIDTTELGTFIMKLGAADAKATLNVYNGIIKKLGSPQALKALNCCVEAYKYAILSFEMVSSKLVEDPRTANYDVAVIGPEIANCEKELINAKVQAPRLLAGNRFMKYYVSMGYEITSTLELENPNEY